The Microcaecilia unicolor chromosome 6, aMicUni1.1, whole genome shotgun sequence genome includes a window with the following:
- the FAM78B gene encoding protein FAM78B, with translation MGCIQSITCKSRIRRENIVVYDVCAIIDQCPTLIEESSPIVLRYKTPYFKASARVVMPPVPRNETWVVGWIQACNQMEFFNTYSDLGM, from the coding sequence ATGGGCTGCATCCAGAGCATCACCTGCAAGTCCCGGATTCGGAGAGAGAATATTGTGGTATATGATGTGTGTGCTATAATTGACCAGTGCCCTACACTAATTGAAGAGAGCTCACCCATCGTTTTAAGGTACAAGACCCCATACTTCAAAGCATCAGCCCGGGTAGTGATGCCTCCAGTCCCGAGAAATGAGACCTGGGTGGTGGGTTGGATCCAAGCCTGCAACCAAATGGAATTCTTCAACACTTACAGTGACCTGGGCATGTAA